In Chiroxiphia lanceolata isolate bChiLan1 chromosome 2, bChiLan1.pri, whole genome shotgun sequence, a single genomic region encodes these proteins:
- the BORA gene encoding protein aurora borealis isoform X10 — MGDTEEGKMQIAPETPGRVAILNPFESPSDYYTLQEQIVSSPSVFKSTKSSSTPGKFRWSIDQLALINPVEIDSEDVRRQAMYLSHARTDKETEDRRQKAIEEFFTKRLIVPSPWIEHEGKQVSQFNSTKSIDLNNISPIGRQLSLQPGKSNAACQTVLSLPVDINLEKILGEYFRTEEFADQSQENLSSSSLRRKLFLEENGSVSACLSPSLHSPCSSQPLGVLCSIELSPVRCRSPLDTSSSGQFSSSPIQGGTRAYSLGSITSPTFSEGSPARTGSPTFSPIAFHIRKTPLSDQRKFTFRSPDIPSSSNRMTPPSTRSPYIDGCSPIKNCSPMRLGACRGTAQYQTSVIRIPIAVETHDEDEEDKENASPAEARFPEMDNGINLCQEDSDTFAHGTHLVVATVSIAPDHSEACHQRLSSFQDIEGLKENNTVDMADAAEVSEENTWIKETIGNSNTPMTSFMTGITFSIESSRMCMSPLAESSAIPCDNSSIQVDSGYNTQTYGNSIMDTAGAENSCRENDVNTVVFQNKSQMLRTKQSGRGTEP, encoded by the exons ATGGGTGATACAGAAGAAGGTAAAATGCAGATAGCACCAGAAACTCCAGGACGAGTTGCAATCCTGAATCCATTTGAAAGTCCCAGTGATTATTACACTCTTCAGGAGCAGATTGTCTCCAGTCCTTCGGTCTTTAAGTCAACAAAATCCTCATCA acaccAGGAAAATTTAGATGGTCTATTGATCAGCTTGCTCTAATAAATCCTGTGGAAATTGACTCAGAAGATGTTCGACGCCAAGCGATGTATTTGAGCCATGCTAG AACTGATAAGGAGACTGAAGACAGAAGGCAAAAAGCTATTGAGGAG TTTTTCACAAAAAGGCTCATAGTTCCTTCTCCTTGGATTGAACATGAAGGCAAACAAGTTTCTCAATTTAATTCAACTAAAT CCATTGATCTAAATAACATTTCTCCGATTGGAAGACAGCTCAGCTTGCAGCCTGGAAAGAGCAATG CTGCTTGTCAGACGGTACTGTCTTTGCCAGTGGATATTAATTTAGAGAAAATACTAG GTGAATATTTTAGAACTGAAGAATTTGCAGATCAGTCTCAGGAAAATCTAAGCTCTTCATCACTCAGAAGAAAGCTGTTTTTAGAGGAAAATGGAAGTGTATCTGCATGTTTGTCCCCTTCTCTGCATAGTCCATGTAGTAGTCAGCCACTTGGAGTGCTTTGTTCAATAGAATTATCTCCAGTCCGGTGCAGAAGCCCTCTGGACACATCTAGTTCA ggcCAGTTTTCTTCAAGTCCTATTCAGGGAGGAACAAGAGCTTATAGTCTGGGAAGTATAACCAGTCCCACATTTTCAGAGGGGTCTCCTGCACGTACTGGTTCTCCTACTTTTTCACCAATTGCTTTTCACATAAGAAAAACGCCACTCTCAG accaaagaaaatttacatttcGTTCTCCAGATATTCCTTCTTCATCAAATAGAATGACACCGCCAAGTACAAGAAGTCCTTACATAGATGGTTGTTCTCCAATTAAAAATTGCTCTCCTATGAGGCTTGGAGCTTGTAGAGGGACTGCCCAGTATCAGACTTCTGTCATTAGAATACCAATTGCAGTTGAGACTCAtgatgaggatgaggaagacAAGGAAAATGCTTCTCCAGCAGAAGCTCGGTTCCCAGAAATGGATAATGGAATAAACTTATGTCAGGAAGACAGTGATACTTTTGCACATGGTACACATCTTGTGGTAGCAACTGTGTCTATTGCACCAGATCACTCAGAAGCTTGTCATCAAAGGTTGTCATCATTTCAGGATATAGAaggcttaaaagaaaataatactgtaGATATGGCTGACGCAGCTGAAGTGTCAGAGGAAAACACTTGGATAAAAGAAACAATTGGCAATAGCAATACACCAATGACCAGCTTTATGACAGGCATTACTTTCAGTATTGAAAGCTCTCGGATGTGCATGTCACCTCTTGCCGAAAGCAGTGCAATTCCTTGTGACAACAGTAGTattcag GTGGACAGTGGTTACAACACACAGACTTATGGAAACAGCATTATGGATACTGCGGGGGCTGaaaacagctgcagagaaaatgatGTGAATACTGTAGTTTTTCAGAATAAATCTCAGATGCTTAGAACAAAG
- the BORA gene encoding protein aurora borealis isoform X9, translating to MGDTEEGKMQIAPETPGRVAILNPFESPSDYYTLQEQIVSSPSVFKSTKSSSTPGKFRWSIDQLALINPVEIDSEDVRRQAMYLSHARTDKETEDRRQKAIEEFFTKRLIVPSPWIEHEGKQVSQFNSTKSIDLNNISPIGRQLSLQPGKSNAACQTVLSLPVDINLEKILGEYFRTEEFADQSQENLSSSSLRRKLFLEENGSVSACLSPSLHSPCSSQPLGVLCSIELSPVRCRSPLDTSSSGQFSSSPIQGGTRAYSLGSITSPTFSEGSPARTGSPTFSPIAFHIRKTPLSDQRKFTFRSPDIPSSSNRMTPPSTRSPYIDGCSPIKNCSPMRLGACRGTAQYQTSVIRIPIAVETHDEDEEDKENASPAEARFPEMDNGINLCQEDSDTFAHGTHLVVATVSIAPDHSEACHQRLSSFQDIEGLKENNTVDMADAAEVSEENTWIKETIGNSNTPMTSFMTGITFSIESSRMCMSPLAESSAIPCDNSSIQVDSGYNTQTYGNSIMDTAGAENSCRENDVNTVVFQNKSQMLRTKPVKADLCSTESGYEAIITSSC from the exons ATGGGTGATACAGAAGAAGGTAAAATGCAGATAGCACCAGAAACTCCAGGACGAGTTGCAATCCTGAATCCATTTGAAAGTCCCAGTGATTATTACACTCTTCAGGAGCAGATTGTCTCCAGTCCTTCGGTCTTTAAGTCAACAAAATCCTCATCA acaccAGGAAAATTTAGATGGTCTATTGATCAGCTTGCTCTAATAAATCCTGTGGAAATTGACTCAGAAGATGTTCGACGCCAAGCGATGTATTTGAGCCATGCTAG AACTGATAAGGAGACTGAAGACAGAAGGCAAAAAGCTATTGAGGAG TTTTTCACAAAAAGGCTCATAGTTCCTTCTCCTTGGATTGAACATGAAGGCAAACAAGTTTCTCAATTTAATTCAACTAAAT CCATTGATCTAAATAACATTTCTCCGATTGGAAGACAGCTCAGCTTGCAGCCTGGAAAGAGCAATG CTGCTTGTCAGACGGTACTGTCTTTGCCAGTGGATATTAATTTAGAGAAAATACTAG GTGAATATTTTAGAACTGAAGAATTTGCAGATCAGTCTCAGGAAAATCTAAGCTCTTCATCACTCAGAAGAAAGCTGTTTTTAGAGGAAAATGGAAGTGTATCTGCATGTTTGTCCCCTTCTCTGCATAGTCCATGTAGTAGTCAGCCACTTGGAGTGCTTTGTTCAATAGAATTATCTCCAGTCCGGTGCAGAAGCCCTCTGGACACATCTAGTTCA ggcCAGTTTTCTTCAAGTCCTATTCAGGGAGGAACAAGAGCTTATAGTCTGGGAAGTATAACCAGTCCCACATTTTCAGAGGGGTCTCCTGCACGTACTGGTTCTCCTACTTTTTCACCAATTGCTTTTCACATAAGAAAAACGCCACTCTCAG accaaagaaaatttacatttcGTTCTCCAGATATTCCTTCTTCATCAAATAGAATGACACCGCCAAGTACAAGAAGTCCTTACATAGATGGTTGTTCTCCAATTAAAAATTGCTCTCCTATGAGGCTTGGAGCTTGTAGAGGGACTGCCCAGTATCAGACTTCTGTCATTAGAATACCAATTGCAGTTGAGACTCAtgatgaggatgaggaagacAAGGAAAATGCTTCTCCAGCAGAAGCTCGGTTCCCAGAAATGGATAATGGAATAAACTTATGTCAGGAAGACAGTGATACTTTTGCACATGGTACACATCTTGTGGTAGCAACTGTGTCTATTGCACCAGATCACTCAGAAGCTTGTCATCAAAGGTTGTCATCATTTCAGGATATAGAaggcttaaaagaaaataatactgtaGATATGGCTGACGCAGCTGAAGTGTCAGAGGAAAACACTTGGATAAAAGAAACAATTGGCAATAGCAATACACCAATGACCAGCTTTATGACAGGCATTACTTTCAGTATTGAAAGCTCTCGGATGTGCATGTCACCTCTTGCCGAAAGCAGTGCAATTCCTTGTGACAACAGTAGTattcag GTGGACAGTGGTTACAACACACAGACTTATGGAAACAGCATTATGGATACTGCGGGGGCTGaaaacagctgcagagaaaatgatGTGAATACTGTAGTTTTTCAGAATAAATCTCAGATGCTTAGAACAAAG
- the MZT1 gene encoding mitotic-spindle organizing protein 1, whose amino-acid sequence MASNAASLNAVRETMDVLFEISRILNTGLDMETLSICVRLCEQGINPEALSSVIKELRKATEALKAAENMTG is encoded by the exons ATGGCGAGCAACGCCGCCAGCCTGAACGCGGTCCGGGAGACCATGGACG ttcTGTTTGAGATTTCAAGAATATTAAACACTGGCTTGGATATGGAAACATTGTCTATTTGTGTGCGGCTTTGTGAACAAGGGATCAATCCAGAAGCATTGTCATCTGTTATTAAAGAACTACGCAAGGCTACAGAAGCTCTAAAG GCTGCTGAAAATATGACAGGCTAA